Proteins from a single region of Streptomyces sp. Tu 3180:
- a CDS encoding pyridoxamine 5'-phosphate oxidase family protein gives MPTQGPAKQPTAELDARYSSALTSRPGAADVAATEWAEAQRQLEAAEIFWVSTVRPDGRLHVTPVIAVWHDGVLYFSTGPGEQKARNLAQDAHCALTTGGNSLTEGLDLVVEGKAVPVADPAVLEEVIAAHEAKYGSHITSPQGTFHGLGDTFRKGDAVVFAVAPVTAYGFGRDNGVYTHTRWVF, from the coding sequence ATGCCGACTCAGGGACCCGCAAAGCAACCCACGGCCGAGCTCGACGCCCGCTACAGCTCCGCTCTCACCTCCCGGCCGGGCGCCGCGGACGTCGCCGCCACCGAGTGGGCCGAGGCCCAACGGCAGTTGGAGGCCGCAGAGATCTTCTGGGTGTCCACGGTGCGGCCCGACGGGCGGCTGCACGTCACGCCCGTGATCGCCGTCTGGCACGACGGCGTGCTGTACTTCTCCACCGGGCCGGGGGAGCAGAAGGCGAGGAACCTCGCTCAGGACGCGCACTGTGCGCTGACCACCGGCGGGAACTCGCTCACCGAAGGACTCGACCTCGTGGTCGAGGGCAAGGCCGTGCCGGTTGCCGACCCGGCGGTGCTGGAGGAGGTGATCGCGGCGCACGAGGCGAAGTACGGGTCGCACATCACCTCGCCCCAGGGCACCTTCCACGGGCTCGGGGACACGTTCCGCAAGGGGGACGCGGTGGTGTTCGCGGTGGCCCCGGTCACGGCGTACGGCTTCGGCCGGGACAACGGGGTCTACACCCATACGCGGTGGGTGTTCTGA
- a CDS encoding sulfite exporter TauE/SafE family protein: protein MTIWESLAVFTAGMGAGTINTIVGSGTLITFPVLLATGLPPVTATVSNALGLIPGSVSGAIGYREELKGQRSLVLRLGTAAAIGGLAGAVLLLMLPETAFETIVPVLVTLALVLVVLQPRLSAAVQRRRTRAGTVTRTDGGPALFGGLLLASVYGGYFTAAQGIIYLSLMGTLLDDTLQRLNAVKNVLAAIVNSIAALFFLFVADFDWTAVLLIAVGSAVGGQLGARIGRRLPPTALRVFIVVVGTCAIVQLLR from the coding sequence TTGACCATCTGGGAGTCACTGGCGGTCTTCACCGCCGGCATGGGCGCCGGCACCATCAACACCATCGTCGGATCGGGAACGCTGATCACGTTCCCGGTGCTCCTCGCCACGGGGCTGCCGCCGGTGACGGCGACCGTGTCCAACGCCCTGGGACTGATTCCCGGATCCGTCAGCGGCGCCATCGGCTACCGGGAGGAGCTCAAGGGGCAGCGTTCGCTGGTCCTGCGGCTGGGCACCGCCGCCGCGATCGGCGGGCTGGCCGGAGCGGTGCTGCTGCTCATGCTCCCGGAGACCGCCTTCGAGACGATCGTCCCCGTCCTCGTGACGCTCGCGCTGGTCCTCGTCGTGCTCCAGCCGCGCCTGTCCGCGGCCGTGCAGCGGCGCCGCACCCGCGCGGGAACCGTCACGAGGACCGACGGCGGCCCGGCCCTCTTCGGCGGTCTCCTGCTCGCCAGCGTGTACGGCGGCTACTTCACGGCGGCCCAGGGGATCATCTACCTCTCCCTGATGGGCACGCTGCTCGACGACACCCTCCAGCGCCTCAACGCCGTGAAGAACGTCCTCGCGGCGATCGTGAACAGCATCGCGGCACTGTTCTTCCTCTTCGTCGCCGACTTCGACTGGACCGCCGTCCTCCTCATCGCCGTGGGCTCCGCGGTCGGCGGGCAGCTCGGTGCGCGGATCGGGCGCCGGCTGCCTCCGACGGCGCTCCGCGTCTTCATCGTCGTCGTCGGCACGTGCGCCATCGTCCAGTTGCTGCGCTGA
- a CDS encoding 2'-5' RNA ligase family protein translates to MRTVELLPDAATELRVREVWRRMADAGLPSLAEHRHPTNRPHVTLATCEDIPPSTKAELAAVLGNGLPAPFRLDGLLHFAGRTRVLAWRVVADAELTELHRRVWDVLAPTAGHLNPLHAPERWIPHLTLARSRRTPAQWPAPLLPAALRGPWEATFTGARSYDSTTRTVESLGGEARPPAG, encoded by the coding sequence GTGCGCACGGTGGAACTGCTGCCCGACGCCGCCACTGAGCTGCGCGTTCGGGAAGTGTGGCGCAGGATGGCCGACGCCGGACTGCCCAGTCTCGCGGAACACCGGCACCCGACCAATCGGCCCCACGTGACCCTCGCGACGTGCGAGGACATCCCTCCCTCGACGAAGGCGGAGCTCGCGGCCGTTCTCGGCAACGGTCTGCCCGCGCCGTTCCGACTGGACGGGCTGCTGCACTTCGCCGGACGCACCCGTGTGCTCGCCTGGCGCGTCGTCGCCGACGCGGAACTCACCGAGCTGCACCGGCGGGTGTGGGACGTACTCGCCCCCACCGCCGGCCACCTCAACCCGCTCCACGCCCCGGAACGGTGGATCCCGCACCTGACCCTGGCCCGGTCGCGCCGCACGCCGGCGCAGTGGCCCGCCCCCCTCCTGCCCGCCGCGCTGCGCGGACCCTGGGAGGCGACCTTCACCGGCGCCCGCAGCTACGACTCCACGACGCGCACCGTCGAAAGCCTCGGAGGCGAGGCCCGCCCGCCGGCCGGATAA
- a CDS encoding DUF6328 family protein, whose protein sequence is MTTETAKRAEAETGRCGECGGRATSSPDEADETEETPRERVNRRWNEIMQETRVAQTGVQILFGFLLSVAFTPLFHDLGTFDHVVYVITVVSGAAATASLIAPVSIHRFLSGQRMKDETVRAAHRLMMCGMVLLAVTIGCTLLLILHVVVPGFMAKLLVGGVMLWFVLSWYALPLWLRHRSARRPAQQEKS, encoded by the coding sequence ATGACGACGGAGACGGCCAAAAGAGCGGAAGCGGAGACCGGCCGGTGCGGTGAGTGCGGCGGTCGTGCCACCTCTTCGCCGGACGAGGCGGACGAGACGGAGGAGACCCCGCGCGAACGGGTCAACCGCCGGTGGAACGAGATCATGCAGGAGACACGCGTCGCGCAGACGGGAGTCCAGATCCTCTTCGGTTTCCTGCTCAGCGTCGCCTTCACCCCCCTCTTCCACGACCTGGGGACGTTCGACCACGTCGTCTACGTCATCACGGTGGTCTCGGGCGCGGCGGCGACCGCCTCCCTGATAGCGCCGGTGTCGATCCACCGTTTCCTGTCCGGGCAGCGCATGAAGGACGAGACGGTGAGGGCGGCGCACCGGCTCATGATGTGCGGGATGGTCCTGCTGGCCGTGACCATCGGCTGCACCCTGCTCCTGATCCTGCACGTCGTCGTACCGGGCTTCATGGCGAAACTGCTCGTCGGCGGCGTGATGTTGTGGTTCGTGCTGTCCTGGTACGCCCTCCCCCTGTGGCTGCGCCACCGCTCGGCCCGCCGGCCGGCACAGCAGGAGAAGTCCTGA